A stretch of Desulfurivibrio alkaliphilus AHT 2 DNA encodes these proteins:
- a CDS encoding TIGR04283 family arsenosugar biosynthesis glycosyltransferase gives MPPYSPIHLKLLVFTRYPAPGMVKSRLIPALGATEAARLQRRMSEATVQTARGLQKLLRGSEVVEATIRICYTGERSASFRAWLGDDLEYQRQAEGDLGRRLQQAIDLSFRPRLANQSCDGLECGTPLKDRRYGNEIEMTLVFGSDLPGLTPELLQEAVAQLKVHDLVLGPAEDGGYYLLGLKEPRPELFQDINWGSGRVGEQTRAAAARLGLSVALLPTRRDIDRAEDLQVLADDNRFTDFFGHPPLLSVIIPTLNEAAVLPATLTHLRQAADGMQVETEILVADGGSRDQTRELARRHGATVIELPGATGQPGGRAAQLNAGAARARGQALLLLHADTLPPRGYPELIFKTLADPATVAGAFSLRIDAAGPLLRLMERGANLRSRFLGLPYGDQGIFLCKRVFDELGGCPPVPIMEDFQLIRRLHRRGHVALRPEKAHTSARRWQQKGVLRTFLINQGMVLGYWLGISPERLARFYRR, from the coding sequence ATGCCACCCTACTCGCCCATTCACCTGAAACTGCTGGTCTTTACCCGTTACCCGGCCCCCGGCATGGTCAAAAGCCGGTTGATCCCCGCCCTGGGCGCTACGGAAGCCGCCCGCCTGCAGCGCCGGATGAGTGAAGCGACGGTGCAGACGGCGCGCGGTTTGCAAAAACTCCTCCGGGGTTCCGAGGTGGTCGAGGCCACGATACGGATTTGCTACACCGGCGAGCGGTCCGCCTCCTTTCGGGCCTGGCTGGGTGATGACCTGGAGTATCAACGCCAGGCGGAAGGTGACCTGGGTCGGCGCTTACAGCAGGCCATCGACCTCTCCTTCCGGCCGCGGCTGGCCAACCAGAGTTGCGACGGCCTGGAGTGCGGCACGCCCTTAAAGGATCGCCGCTACGGCAATGAAATCGAGATGACCCTGGTGTTTGGTTCCGATCTGCCGGGGCTGACGCCGGAACTGCTGCAGGAGGCGGTGGCGCAACTGAAAGTCCACGATCTGGTGCTGGGCCCCGCTGAAGATGGCGGCTACTACCTGCTGGGCCTGAAGGAGCCGCGCCCGGAACTTTTCCAGGACATCAACTGGGGCTCCGGCCGGGTGGGCGAGCAAACCCGCGCCGCCGCCGCCCGCCTCGGCCTGAGTGTGGCCTTGCTGCCGACCAGGCGGGATATTGATCGGGCTGAAGACCTGCAGGTCTTGGCCGATGACAATCGCTTTACCGATTTTTTCGGGCACCCTCCCCTGCTTTCGGTGATTATTCCCACCCTTAATGAAGCCGCCGTGTTGCCGGCCACCCTTACGCATTTGCGGCAGGCGGCCGACGGGATGCAAGTAGAAACGGAAATCCTGGTGGCCGACGGCGGCAGCCGCGATCAGACCCGGGAGCTGGCCAGGCGCCACGGCGCCACGGTTATCGAGCTCCCAGGGGCAACGGGGCAACCGGGCGGCCGGGCGGCCCAGCTCAATGCCGGAGCCGCCCGGGCCCGGGGGCAGGCGCTGCTCCTGCTGCACGCCGACACCCTGCCGCCCCGGGGCTATCCGGAGCTGATCTTCAAAACCCTGGCCGATCCGGCCACGGTGGCGGGAGCCTTCAGCCTACGTATCGACGCTGCCGGTCCTCTGCTGCGCCTGATGGAGCGGGGAGCCAATTTGCGCTCCCGGTTTCTGGGCCTGCCCTACGGCGATCAGGGAATTTTTCTTTGCAAAAGGGTGTTCGACGAACTTGGCGGTTGCCCGCCGGTGCCGATCATGGAAGACTTTCAACTCATTCGGCGGCTGCACCGGCGGGGGCACGTGGCCCTCCGGCCGGAAAAGGCCCACACCAGCGCCCGGCGCTGGCAACAAAAGGGAGTCCTGCGGACCTTTCTGATCAATCAGGGGATGGTGCTGGGCTATTGGCTGGGGATCAGCCCCGAGCGCCTGGCTCGTTTTTACCGCCGGTAG
- the mtnP gene encoding S-methyl-5'-thioadenosine phosphorylase, whose amino-acid sequence MSIVGIIGGSGLENPQLIENAREVTVDTPYGPPSAPLLRGRIGGREVALLARHGREHTIPPSQVNNRANLLALQEQGCTHLLASAACGSLRQDIGPGELVIPDQLIDFTRFRAVTFHDHFPPGIENARHTALADPFAAEIRKQLLMAGRHLELPLHDGGTMLTIEGPRFSTRAESRMFQLWGADLVNMTIAPEAVLAAELGLPYAVVAMVTDYDSWKEDEPPLQVPELVAVFRGNLEKLSRLLITVLPRLANPI is encoded by the coding sequence ATGAGCATTGTCGGCATCATCGGCGGTTCCGGCCTGGAAAACCCCCAACTTATCGAAAACGCCCGAGAGGTTACGGTGGATACCCCTTACGGCCCGCCCTCGGCCCCTTTGCTGAGGGGCCGAATCGGCGGCCGGGAGGTGGCACTGCTGGCCCGCCACGGCCGGGAACACACCATCCCCCCCTCTCAGGTTAACAACCGGGCCAACCTGCTGGCCCTGCAGGAACAGGGCTGCACCCATCTGCTGGCCAGCGCCGCCTGCGGCTCCCTGCGCCAGGATATCGGCCCCGGCGAACTTGTCATCCCCGACCAGTTGATCGACTTTACCCGCTTCAGGGCCGTTACCTTCCACGACCATTTCCCGCCGGGCATAGAAAATGCCCGGCACACCGCCCTGGCCGACCCCTTTGCCGCCGAGATCCGGAAGCAGTTGCTTATGGCCGGCCGCCACCTGGAGTTGCCGCTGCACGATGGCGGCACCATGCTGACCATTGAAGGACCACGCTTTTCCACCCGGGCCGAATCGAGGATGTTCCAGCTCTGGGGGGCGGACCTGGTCAACATGACCATCGCCCCGGAGGCCGTTTTGGCCGCCGAACTGGGGCTGCCTTACGCCGTGGTGGCCATGGTCACCGACTACGACTCCTGGAAGGAGGATGAGCCGCCCCTGCAGGTACCGGAACTGGTGGCGGTCTTCCGGGGCAACCTGGAAAAGCTGAGCCGGCTGCTCATCACCGTCCTGCCCCGGTTAGCAAACCCCATCTAA
- a CDS encoding branched-chain amino acid aminotransferase translates to MEIKTQTLPPSQRRTRPDDQQLGFGRIFTDHMLVMPFDAKRGWHDPEVRPYAPFSLDPAAMVLHYGQAIFEGLKAYRGRDDGIYLFRPLANLERMNRSAVRMCMPTLPVDTVFAGLKALLKVDGDWVPSADHGASLYIRPTMVATEAGLGVRPAQEYLFYVILSPVGAYYPEGFNPVKIYVTDKYVRAVPGGVGEAKTAGNYAASIMAAVEAQQAGYTQVLWLDAKERRLVEEVGTMNIFFVFKDRIVTPPLSGTILPGITRDSVLRLLADWDLPVEERSIAIDEVFAANERGELQEVFGTGTAAVISPVGSLHYRGQDCQINQGKIGELALKLFNELTAIQYGRKADPYGWVIRL, encoded by the coding sequence ATGGAAATCAAAACTCAAACCCTTCCCCCGTCCCAGCGGCGCACCCGTCCCGATGATCAACAACTGGGGTTCGGCAGGATCTTTACCGATCACATGCTGGTCATGCCCTTTGACGCCAAACGCGGCTGGCACGACCCGGAGGTGCGGCCATACGCGCCCTTTTCCCTCGACCCGGCGGCCATGGTGCTGCATTACGGGCAGGCGATCTTTGAAGGCCTGAAGGCATACCGGGGCCGGGATGACGGCATTTATCTCTTCCGTCCGCTGGCCAACCTGGAGCGCATGAATCGTTCCGCTGTGAGGATGTGCATGCCGACCCTGCCGGTGGACACCGTCTTTGCCGGGCTCAAAGCCTTGCTGAAAGTGGACGGCGACTGGGTGCCGTCCGCCGACCACGGGGCCTCCCTTTATATCCGTCCCACCATGGTGGCCACCGAGGCCGGCCTGGGGGTGCGGCCGGCCCAGGAATATCTCTTTTACGTCATCCTCAGCCCGGTGGGGGCCTATTACCCGGAAGGCTTCAACCCGGTGAAGATTTACGTTACCGATAAATACGTGCGGGCCGTGCCCGGCGGGGTGGGCGAGGCCAAGACCGCCGGCAACTACGCCGCCAGCATCATGGCCGCGGTGGAGGCCCAGCAGGCAGGTTATACCCAGGTGCTGTGGCTGGACGCCAAAGAGCGGCGGCTGGTGGAAGAAGTCGGTACCATGAACATCTTTTTTGTCTTTAAAGACCGTATCGTCACCCCGCCCCTTTCCGGCACCATTCTGCCCGGCATTACCCGGGACTCGGTGCTCCGGCTGCTGGCCGACTGGGACTTGCCGGTGGAAGAGAGGAGTATCGCCATCGACGAGGTCTTTGCCGCCAACGAGCGCGGCGAATTGCAGGAGGTCTTCGGCACCGGCACGGCGGCGGTGATCTCCCCCGTCGGTTCCCTGCATTACCGGGGCCAGGATTGCCAGATCAACCAGGGTAAAATCGGGGAGCTGGCCCTGAAGCTGTTCAACGAACTTACCGCCATTCAATATGGCCGTAAGGCGGATCCTTACGGCTGGGTTATCCGACTCTAG
- a CDS encoding AI-2E family transporter — MQKSPPSPMVLGYFLFLFAISSVLVGWLFWPFISVLVLAYLLTRLFRPIYQLINRRLPDFFASLATCTLVVLLVFIPLVFFVMALAQEAHGLYNWGRGAGATLGARLREFQTTPLFVHLQETAALLGYSLQPEDIGRALAGTARDLGLFLYDQASTWAANLMMFVLGFFLTIVTIFFLLMEHDRLLNYIFRLSPLPDDQERQLFAKFDEITGAVLIGNGICAVIQGIIGGLIFWAFNLGPPVLWGAIMAVLAFLPIVGIGLVMVPTVLFLLIKGNLVDAILLAILYGIITLFIESLLKPKLVGDRAKMHILLVFLSIIGGLNTFGFLGIIYGPLIVTAFLTLAEIYLANYDRYVKLPGAAWSSVGAGTEEKSGIDSPSAPKTSTRKN, encoded by the coding sequence ATGCAAAAATCTCCTCCATCGCCCATGGTCCTGGGCTACTTCCTGTTCCTTTTCGCGATCTCCAGTGTCTTGGTGGGATGGCTGTTCTGGCCCTTTATCTCCGTGCTGGTGCTGGCCTATCTGCTGACCAGGCTGTTTCGGCCCATCTACCAGCTCATCAATCGCCGGCTGCCGGACTTCTTTGCCTCGCTGGCCACCTGCACCTTGGTGGTACTGCTGGTCTTCATCCCGCTGGTCTTCTTTGTTATGGCCCTGGCCCAGGAAGCCCACGGGCTTTACAACTGGGGCCGGGGGGCGGGGGCCACCCTGGGGGCCCGGTTGCGGGAGTTTCAGACCACCCCGCTTTTTGTGCACCTGCAGGAAACCGCCGCCCTGCTGGGCTATTCCCTGCAACCGGAAGACATCGGCCGGGCGCTGGCCGGAACCGCCCGGGATCTGGGACTGTTTCTCTACGACCAGGCCAGCACCTGGGCGGCCAACCTGATGATGTTCGTGCTGGGCTTCTTTTTGACCATTGTCACCATCTTTTTTCTGCTGATGGAGCACGACCGCCTGCTTAACTATATTTTCCGCCTCTCGCCGCTGCCCGACGACCAGGAGCGGCAACTGTTTGCCAAGTTCGATGAAATCACCGGGGCGGTACTAATCGGCAATGGAATCTGTGCGGTGATTCAAGGGATTATCGGTGGCCTGATCTTCTGGGCCTTCAACCTGGGGCCGCCGGTGCTCTGGGGAGCGATCATGGCGGTGCTGGCCTTTCTGCCCATCGTCGGTATCGGCCTGGTAATGGTGCCGACGGTCCTTTTTTTGCTGATCAAGGGCAACCTGGTGGATGCCATCCTGCTGGCGATTCTTTACGGCATCATCACCCTCTTCATTGAATCGCTGCTCAAACCAAAACTGGTGGGTGACCGGGCGAAGATGCACATCCTGCTGGTCTTTTTGAGCATCATCGGCGGCTTGAACACCTTCGGCTTTCTCGGTATCATCTACGGCCCGCTGATCGTCACCGCCTTCCTGACCCTGGCGGAAATTTACCTGGCCAATTACGATCGCTACGTTAAACTGCCCGGCGCTGCCTGGAGCTCAGTCGGCGCCGGCACCGAGGAAAAGAGCGGCATTGATTCCCCCTCGGCCCCAAAAACCTCAACCCGTAAAAATTGA
- a CDS encoding helix-turn-helix domain-containing protein: MSTSKIIYSQYPGRITLTPDELAGLLAVSAHRIRLAVARGRWPIPHRRIGRRIMFPVAAVVEYLDHGGSAPPRRGPGRPRKADQVQANQGR, translated from the coding sequence ATGTCCACATCCAAAATCATCTACAGTCAATATCCCGGGCGAATCACGCTGACGCCTGACGAGTTAGCTGGCTTATTGGCTGTTAGTGCTCACAGGATACGGCTCGCTGTAGCACGGGGGCGGTGGCCCATCCCCCACCGTAGGATAGGCCGGCGGATTATGTTCCCGGTGGCGGCGGTCGTCGAGTATCTCGACCATGGCGGTTCGGCGCCACCCCGGAGAGGTCCGGGCCGCCCCCGAAAAGCCGATCAGGTCCAGGCCAATCAGGGGAGGTAA
- a CDS encoding helix-turn-helix domain-containing protein, producing the protein MDFSEKLRIVMTEAPQHLTQEVVAHAIGVSRSHVSSLLSGRRRPSRGLEQKLLNKLGINIEWWETGRGRIFQDDQIIFELNQEFLRSKITTDRFLPESLAIAESVDELLSELTQRERTKTANCVFDFIEQLAKQINKS; encoded by the coding sequence ATGGATTTTTCTGAAAAACTTCGGATTGTTATGACCGAAGCCCCTCAACATTTAACACAGGAAGTAGTAGCTCATGCAATTGGTGTCTCTCGTTCACATGTGTCTTCCTTGCTTTCTGGAAGAAGGCGACCTAGTCGTGGACTTGAGCAGAAGCTATTGAACAAACTTGGGATAAATATCGAGTGGTGGGAAACTGGAAGAGGAAGAATATTTCAAGATGATCAAATAATTTTTGAATTAAATCAGGAGTTTCTGAGGTCAAAAATCACAACAGACCGTTTTCTTCCTGAGTCTTTAGCGATAGCCGAGTCTGTTGACGAGTTATTATCCGAACTAACACAGAGAGAGCGCACAAAGACAGCGAATTGCGTATTTGACTTCATTGAGCAGCTCGCAAAGCAAATTAATAAATCTTAA
- the groL gene encoding chaperonin GroEL (60 kDa chaperone family; promotes refolding of misfolded polypeptides especially under stressful conditions; forms two stacked rings of heptamers to form a barrel-shaped 14mer; ends can be capped by GroES; misfolded proteins enter the barrel where they are refolded when GroES binds), with protein sequence MASKDIKYGSKARESILRGVNTLADAVKVTLGPKGRNVLIEKSFGAPVITKDGVSVAKEIEIKDKFENMGAQMVKEVASKTSDVAGDGTTTATILAQAIYTEGSKLVAAGNSPMEIKRGIDKSVAAVVAELKNIATPTKTQKEIAQVGTISANNDATIGNIIAEAMDKVGKEGVITVEEAKSMETSLDVVEGMQFDRGYLSPYLVTDPEKMEVNLEDPYILLSEKKVSNMKDLLPILEQIAKMNKPLVIIAEDVDGEALATLVVNKLRGTLNVAAVKAPGFGDRRKAMLEDIAILTGGQVVSEELGIKLENITVNDLGQAKRVVCDKDNTTIIDGAGDKDKLEGRVKQIRAQIEESSSDYDREKLQERLAKLIGGVAVINVGAATEVEMKEKKARVEDALNATRAAVEEGIVPGGGVAYLRCLKALKELKLSHDQDLGKKIVTRALEEPVRQIANNAGLEGSVIVEQVKNMKDLTKGFNADTEKFEDLLEAGVIDPAKVTRFALQNAASVAGLLLTTECMIAEHPEDDKGGGGMPGGMGGMGGMGGMGGMM encoded by the coding sequence ATGGCTTCAAAAGATATTAAGTACGGCAGCAAAGCCCGCGAGTCGATCCTGCGCGGTGTTAACACCCTGGCTGATGCGGTCAAGGTTACCCTGGGTCCCAAGGGCCGCAACGTGCTGATTGAAAAATCCTTCGGCGCCCCCGTCATCACCAAGGACGGGGTGAGCGTGGCCAAGGAGATCGAGATCAAGGACAAGTTCGAGAACATGGGCGCCCAGATGGTCAAGGAAGTTGCTTCCAAGACCTCCGACGTGGCCGGCGACGGCACCACCACCGCCACCATCCTGGCCCAGGCCATCTACACCGAAGGCTCCAAGCTGGTGGCTGCCGGTAACTCCCCCATGGAGATCAAGCGCGGCATCGACAAGTCGGTGGCAGCGGTGGTGGCCGAGCTCAAGAACATCGCCACCCCCACCAAGACCCAGAAGGAAATCGCCCAGGTGGGCACCATCTCCGCCAACAACGACGCCACCATCGGCAACATCATTGCCGAGGCCATGGACAAGGTGGGCAAGGAAGGCGTGATCACCGTGGAGGAAGCCAAGAGCATGGAAACCTCCCTGGACGTGGTCGAGGGTATGCAGTTCGACCGCGGTTACCTTTCTCCCTACCTGGTTACCGACCCCGAGAAGATGGAGGTCAACCTGGAAGACCCCTACATCCTGCTCAGTGAAAAGAAGGTCAGCAACATGAAGGACCTGCTGCCCATTCTGGAGCAGATCGCCAAGATGAACAAGCCGCTGGTGATCATCGCCGAGGACGTCGACGGCGAGGCCCTGGCCACCCTGGTGGTTAACAAGCTGCGCGGCACCCTGAATGTGGCCGCCGTCAAGGCCCCCGGCTTTGGCGACCGCCGCAAGGCCATGCTGGAAGATATCGCCATCCTCACCGGTGGCCAGGTGGTGTCTGAAGAGCTGGGCATCAAGCTGGAAAACATCACCGTTAACGACCTTGGCCAGGCCAAGCGGGTGGTTTGCGACAAGGATAACACCACCATCATCGATGGCGCCGGCGACAAGGACAAGCTGGAAGGCCGGGTCAAGCAGATCCGGGCCCAGATCGAAGAGTCCAGCTCCGACTATGACCGCGAGAAGCTCCAGGAGCGCCTGGCCAAGCTGATCGGCGGGGTAGCGGTAATCAACGTCGGGGCCGCCACCGAGGTGGAAATGAAAGAGAAGAAGGCCCGGGTCGAGGACGCCCTCAACGCCACCCGCGCGGCGGTGGAAGAAGGTATCGTTCCCGGCGGCGGGGTGGCTTATCTCCGTTGCCTCAAGGCCCTCAAGGAGTTGAAGCTGTCCCACGACCAGGATCTGGGCAAGAAGATCGTGACCCGGGCTCTGGAAGAGCCGGTGCGCCAGATCGCCAACAACGCCGGCCTGGAAGGTTCGGTGATTGTTGAGCAGGTCAAGAACATGAAAGACCTCACCAAGGGCTTCAACGCCGACACCGAGAAGTTTGAAGACCTGCTGGAAGCCGGGGTTATCGACCCGGCCAAGGTTACCCGCTTTGCCCTGCAGAACGCGGCCAGCGTGGCCGGTCTGCTGCTTACCACCGAATGCATGATCGCCGAGCACCCGGAAGATGACAAGGGTGGCGGCGGCATGCCCGGCGGTATGGGCGGCATGGGAGGAATGGGCGGCATGGGCGGTATGATGTAG
- a CDS encoding type II toxin-antitoxin system HicB family antitoxin, translated as MNTLKHRGYTAKIDFDPEDNIFFGHLLGIRDTVGFHGETAAELKKAFVEAVDFYIESCEKAGRKPEKPFSGRFVVRVDSSLHAEIAATAAAAGKSINKWVAETLDQAIHSH; from the coding sequence ATGAATACTCTTAAACACAGGGGATACACCGCCAAAATAGACTTTGACCCCGAGGACAACATTTTTTTTGGACACCTTCTTGGCATTCGTGACACGGTTGGTTTTCACGGCGAAACTGCCGCTGAGTTGAAGAAGGCCTTTGTTGAAGCGGTGGATTTTTATATTGAGAGCTGCGAGAAGGCCGGCCGAAAACCGGAAAAACCCTTTTCCGGCCGTTTCGTGGTTCGAGTCGATTCGTCCTTGCACGCCGAAATTGCCGCCACTGCTGCGGCCGCCGGCAAAAGCATCAACAAGTGGGTAGCCGAAACCCTTGATCAGGCGATACACTCCCACTAA
- the groES gene encoding co-chaperone GroES, translating into MKIRPLNDRILVKRLEEEEKTKGGIIIPDSAKEKPAEGTVEAVGNGRLNDKGDRVPVELKVGDRVLFSKYGGTEIKIEGEEYLIMREDDILGVVEK; encoded by the coding sequence ATGAAAATTCGGCCATTGAATGACCGTATTCTGGTCAAACGACTGGAAGAGGAAGAAAAAACCAAGGGCGGGATCATTATCCCCGACAGCGCCAAGGAAAAACCGGCGGAAGGTACCGTGGAAGCGGTGGGCAACGGCCGCCTGAACGACAAAGGCGACCGGGTTCCGGTGGAGCTGAAGGTTGGCGACCGGGTACTGTTTTCCAAATACGGCGGCACCGAGATTAAGATCGAGGGCGAGGAGTACTTGATCATGCGCGAGGACGACATCCTCGGCGTGGTGGAGAAGTAG
- a CDS encoding site-specific integrase has translation MRGSIKWQVQEISKSVNHIGTSRHSAKETARSAGARTSAQVAEKTGIHSYRTREAYLKVWRQCLSHSKEHHGVKDITKLTGEHVQSFLSSRIADGVSRQTYGQAAAALGKLESALNSYATSKGLERSYDFRTEIRTLRHEARDLRTMEAGRAFRDPDRVMAGLRDPDYRLTAAIQRETGCRLSEATLIRAEQLRGGGQVEIRGKGGKERTLRMSADTYRQLAARIAEQGEHRVSRDAYRAAVSRAAEAAGERGSNHGFRHLWVQERFREKIGYGMSREQAMAEVSREIGHERPDITLHYLGGR, from the coding sequence ATGAGAGGCAGCATCAAATGGCAGGTGCAAGAAATCAGTAAGAGCGTCAACCACATTGGGACAAGCCGCCACTCTGCAAAGGAGACCGCCAGGTCGGCCGGGGCCAGGACTTCGGCGCAGGTGGCCGAAAAGACAGGCATCCATTCCTATCGTACCCGGGAAGCGTATTTGAAGGTGTGGCGACAGTGCCTGTCTCACTCCAAAGAGCACCACGGTGTGAAAGACATCACCAAACTGACCGGCGAGCATGTGCAGTCGTTTCTTTCGTCGAGAATTGCCGACGGCGTTAGCCGCCAGACTTACGGCCAGGCGGCGGCAGCCTTGGGCAAGCTGGAAAGTGCGTTGAATAGCTATGCGACTTCCAAGGGGCTGGAGCGAAGCTATGACTTCCGCACTGAGATCCGGACACTCCGCCATGAGGCCCGCGATTTGAGGACTATGGAGGCCGGCAGGGCTTTCCGCGATCCGGACCGGGTAATGGCGGGGCTGCGTGATCCAGATTACCGCCTGACGGCGGCGATCCAGCGAGAAACCGGATGTCGGCTCAGCGAGGCCACGCTTATCCGCGCGGAGCAGTTGCGGGGTGGCGGCCAGGTCGAGATCCGGGGCAAGGGCGGCAAGGAGCGGACGTTGCGGATGTCAGCCGATACCTATCGGCAGCTGGCGGCCAGGATCGCGGAGCAAGGAGAGCACCGCGTCAGCCGTGACGCCTATCGGGCCGCAGTTAGCAGGGCCGCCGAGGCGGCCGGAGAGCGTGGCAGCAATCATGGTTTCCGCCACCTCTGGGTCCAGGAGCGGTTTCGGGAAAAAATAGGGTACGGAATGAGCAGAGAGCAGGCCATGGCAGAGGTTAGCCGGGAAATCGGTCATGAGCGGCCGGATATCACCCTACACTACCTAGGAGGCCGCTAA
- a CDS encoding type II toxin-antitoxin system HicA family toxin, which yields MGAEVIEGDGSRVAFILKGEKGDFHRPHPAKEAKRYQVRDARDFLTRAGIKP from the coding sequence CTGGGCGCCGAGGTTATTGAAGGTGATGGTTCGCGGGTAGCCTTTATCCTCAAAGGCGAAAAAGGAGACTTCCATAGACCGCATCCAGCCAAGGAAGCGAAACGCTATCAGGTTCGTGACGCCAGAGATTTTTTAACAAGAGCGGGGATCAAGCCATGA
- a CDS encoding helix-turn-helix domain-containing protein encodes MSMEMMVRALQVRVGNPTRKLILLKLADNANDAGECWPSYQHIADQCEVSRRSVIHHVAALCSAGLITRKHRNQPDKTHTNASNLYILRLSPMSDADIDPPTSFPSKSGADSTPASKSTATANEPPDTVSQADSEEIDEYVHLAERHGGPEKCRNPRGLRRYLRRHGLTDDHRAEMVEWRAADEAARGLQETIAAAEADDHPDHPPEPPQEWVAAREHLRCRVPDGEYHLWIEPLRAKTHNGELLILADNKEWAARVRDRYGDLIRASIEAAGGGEYSITAAPL; translated from the coding sequence ATGTCGATGGAGATGATGGTCAGGGCTCTCCAAGTCCGCGTCGGCAATCCAACCAGAAAATTAATCCTATTAAAGTTGGCTGACAACGCCAACGACGCAGGCGAGTGCTGGCCATCCTACCAGCATATCGCGGATCAGTGCGAAGTCAGCAGGAGGTCAGTTATTCATCATGTTGCTGCACTATGTAGTGCCGGGCTGATAACCAGAAAACACCGCAACCAACCCGATAAAACCCACACCAATGCCAGCAATCTCTACATTCTCCGTTTGTCCCCGATGTCGGATGCCGACATCGACCCGCCAACATCATTTCCATCCAAGTCGGGTGCCGACAGCACCCCGGCCAGCAAGTCTACAGCAACCGCAAATGAGCCACCAGATACCGTGTCCCAGGCGGACTCAGAGGAGATTGATGAATATGTACACCTAGCCGAACGCCACGGCGGGCCAGAAAAATGCCGTAATCCTCGTGGACTGCGGCGGTATCTGCGCCGGCACGGCCTCACTGATGACCACCGGGCCGAAATGGTAGAATGGCGGGCGGCTGATGAGGCAGCCCGGGGCCTACAAGAGACCATCGCAGCAGCAGAGGCAGACGATCATCCTGATCACCCACCGGAACCGCCGCAAGAGTGGGTGGCGGCACGTGAGCATTTGCGGTGCCGGGTGCCGGACGGTGAGTATCATCTTTGGATAGAGCCGCTTCGCGCCAAAACCCATAACGGAGAACTATTAATCCTGGCCGACAATAAGGAGTGGGCCGCCCGAGTGCGGGATCGATACGGCGACCTCATCAGAGCCTCAATAGAGGCCGCCGGCGGCGGCGAATACAGTATTACGGCAGCACCATTATAG